One genomic region from Osmerus mordax isolate fOsmMor3 chromosome 4, fOsmMor3.pri, whole genome shotgun sequence encodes:
- the si:dkey-5i3.5 gene encoding transmembrane protein 53-A, which produces MLPRVISSGVTVHRISKNITFYLNETAALEPTGIPAPVKAKPLLLMLPWLGSQPHAVAKYCDIYFRTGFDVLVVESEVSLFLWPRWGLDYGARVLDVLQSEQFVSRPLLVHAFSIGAYTFTQLLVHVSQDTLKYQELTQRIRGHIYDSLVMGSLERMAIGLGKNIFPRFEYLVKHGSMLYFWAFKQHTVAYFNKSIDVFWNNPVTAPALFYFCENDVLCDPRGMEEISAFWRKRGMSVTEKKWEDSTHAGHLRRHPEEYLSTLEKFLQFLSLAPLRAKM; this is translated from the exons ATGCTACCCCGGGTCATCAGTAGTGGGGTCACAGTTCACCGCATCAGCAAGAACATCACCTTCTACCTAAACGAGACGGCTGCCCTTGAACCTACCGGAATTCCAGCCCCTGTCAAAGCTAAACCTCTCCTTCTGATGCTGCCGTGGTTGGGGTCTCAACCCCATGCTGTGGCCAAGTACTGTGACATCTACTTCCGCACTGGCTTTGATGTGCTGGTTGTGGAGAGTGAG GTGAGTCTGTTCCTGTGGCCTCGATGGGGGCTGGACTATGGAGCACGGGTGCTAGACGTGCTTCAAAGTGAGCAGTTTGTTTCACGCCCCCTGCTCGTGCATGCCTTTTCCATAGGCGCTTACACATTTACCCAGCTGCTGGTGCACGTGTCCCAGGACACGCTAAAGTATCAGGAACTCACCCAGAGGATTAGGGGCCACATCTACGACAGCCTGGTGATGGGCTCTCTGGAGAGGATGGCGATTG GCCTAGGTAAGAACATATTCCCTCGCTTCGAGTACCTAGTGAAACACGGCAGTATGCTTTACTTTTGGGCCTTCAAACAGCACACGGTAGCATACTTCAACAAAAGCATTGACGTATTCTGGAACAATCCGGTCACCGCGCCAGCCCTGTTCTACTTCTGTGAGAACGATGTGCTGTGCGACCCGCGGGGAATGGAAGAGATCAGTGCCTTCTGGAGGAAACGAGGAATGAGTGTCACAGAGAAGAAATGGGAGGATTCGACACATGCAGGCCACCTTCGGCGACACCCCGAGGAGTACTTGTCCACCCTGGAGAAATTCCTCCAGTTTCTTAGTTTGGCTCCACTGAGGGCCAAGATGTAA
- the swap70b gene encoding switch-associated protein 70b gives MALRDELLKSIWHAFTALDVDKSGKVSKSQLKVLSHNLCTVMRIPHDPVALEEHFKDDDEGPVSNQGYMPYLNTFILDKVQDNFDRQDFNRMCWTLCARKNLDRSNLLISDDSAFKIWCIFNFLSEDKYPLTMVTEEIEYFLRKLTEAMGGSWVEERFEDYKLELSAKQQCLNAWELIHLVGTGSFSKGMDHQTLSMGITEVYQELILDVLKQGYMMKKGHKRKNWIERWFLLRPDSVAYYVSEDLKEKKGDIMLDENCCVESLPDKEGKKCLFYVKCSEKSFEISASDKKRKQEWIQAIQTSVSLLKLGRPALHRESRQKRRELRQKQQAEQDELELRMMELQTANENKQQELDALRKQLDEAAASAAEEERKRQQTQTELQDRYRIDLEREKMVRQQMEEQVAQKSSELEQYLQRVKELEDMYHRLEEALEDERSARQDEETVRRLQARLLEEEAVKRAELEQIHIHQQRAISETEAEKQQLEKARLAKESALEAAMLQLGQLESERQGALEQYQEVMKKLEDAANNTRTWKHKVAHHEGLVRLIQPGSKGSQKMTNWGPAAFSEGELSLREKDWQEKRNRPPTEAQ, from the exons ATGGCACTACGAGACGAACTTCTGAAGTCAATATGGCATGCTTTTACAGCGTTGGATGTGGACAAAAGCGGAAAAGTGTCCAAGTCCCAGTTAAAG GTGCTGTCCCACAACTTATGCACGGTGATGCGGATCCCTCACGACCCAGTGGCCCTTGAAGAGCACTTTAAGGATGACGACGAGGGACCTGTTTCCAATCAGGGTTACATGCCTTACTTGAATACGTTTATTCTGGACAAG GTCCAGGACAACTTTGACCGTCAGGACTTTAACAGGATGTGCTGGACCCTGTGTGCTCGCAAGAACCTGGATAGGAGCAACCTTCTCATCTCGGATGACAGTGCCTTCAAGATCTGGTGCATCTTCAACTTCCTGTCCGAGGATAAATATCCACTGACCATGGTCACTGAAGAG ATTGAGTACTTCCTACGGAAGCTGACCGAGGCCATGGGGggcagctgggtggaggagaggttcgAGGACTACAAGCTGGAGCTGAGTGCCAAGCAGCAGTGTCTGAATGCTTGGGAGCTGATCCACTTGGTGGGCACTGGGAGCTTCAGCAAGGGCATGGACCACCAGACACTTTCCATGGGCATCACCGAGGTCTACCAAGAGCTAATCCTGGATGTGCTCAAACAG GGCTACATGATGAAGAAGGGCCACAAGAGGAAGAACTGGATAGAGCGTTGGTTCCTCCTGCGGCCTGACTCAGTTGCCTACTATGTGAGCGAAGACCtcaaggagaagaagggggaCATCATGTTGGACGAGAACTGCTGTGTGGAA TCATTACCGGATAAGGAAGGAAAAAAGTGCCTCTTCTACGTCAAGTGCTCTGAGAAAAGTTTTGAGATCAGCGCATCGGATAAAAAGAGGAAGCAGGAATGGATTCAGG CCATCCAGACGAGCGTTAGCCTGCTGAAGCTAGGCCGCCCGGCGCTGCATCGCGAGTCGCGCCAGAAGCGTCGCGAACTCCGTCAGAAACAGCAGGCGGAGCAGGACGAGCTGGAGCTCAGGATGATGGAGCTGCAGACAGCCAATGAGAACAAGCAGCAGGAACTGGATGCCTTAAGGAAG CAACTAGACGAGGCAGCAGCCAGCGCAGCAGAGGAGGAGCGGAAGAGACAGCAGACCCAGACAGAGCTCCAGGACCGCTACAGGAtcgacctggagagagagaaaatg GTGCGTCAGcagatggaggagcaggtggCCCAGAAGTCCAGTGAGCTGGAGCAATACCTGCAGCGGGTCAAGGAATTAGAAGACATGTATCACCGCCTGGAGGAGGCACTAGAGGACGAGAGAAGTGCCAGGCAGGACGAGGAGACAGTGCGCAGGCTGCAGGCCCG GTTACTGGAGGAGGAAGCAGTCAAGCGGGCTGAGCTGGAGCAGATCCACatccaccagcagagggcgatCTCCGAGACTGAGGCAGAGAAGCAGCAGCTGGAGAAGGCCAGGCTGGCCAAGGAGAGTGCCCTGGAGGCCGCCATGCTGCAACTCGGACAGCTTGAGAGTGAAAGGCAGGGGGCGCTAGAGCAATACCAG gaagtgatgaagaAACTGGAGGATGCAGCTAATAACACCAGGACATGGAAGCACAAAGTGGCCCACCACGAGGGCCTGGTCCGCCTCATTCAACCAG GTTCCAAAGGATCGCAGAAAATGACAAACTGGGGGCCTGCAGCTTTCAGCGAGGGAGAGTTGAGCCTGAGGGAGAAGGACTGGCAGGAAAAGAGGAACAGGCCCCCCACTGAGGCACAGTAG
- the wee1 gene encoding wee1-like protein kinase, with protein MSYSCRRHGTPSPNVRPIRQKLQFEATSDGEDDPGVEDGNNSTGAESGFTELDSPMHQRRESTSKLVDDSSPLNRTREEDDVELWDEEGFDSPSHLRSPSLSILMKGSPSPRKNSRLYGSSPDRPFNQDDSSSPIPDCPDTPPHKTFRKLRLFDTPHTPKSLLSRARDCSSGSSNRRVALFKNADATGKSGLDGSSSSKRCRTPMVNFNPFTPDSLDIQSATLQKKNRKRAHWNDSCGEDMEASDTEIEEEILRPPKRITMMESNMMSRYASEFHELEKIGSGEFGAVFKCIKRLDGCIYAIKRSKKPLAGSVDEQNALREVYAHAVLGQHPHVVRYYSAWAEDDHMLIQNEYCNGGTLSDVIAENDSRLCFLTELELKGLLLQVTRGLKYIHSTLLVHMDIKPSNIFISRKTIASVDECEEDDNGDGLTTSVVYKIGDLGHVTRVNNPQVEEGDSRFLANEVLQEDYSNLMKADIFALALTVISASGVEPLPTNGDKWHEIRKGKLPPILQSLSKDFLDLLKLMIHPDPGRRPSASDLIKHPVLLTAARMSADQLRVELNAEKFKNALLQKELKKAQMAKAVAEEKFLSTDRVLTRSTVQHNPRPSRLIGKKMNRSVSLTIY; from the exons ATGAGCTACAGTTGCCGTCGACATGGAACTCCATCTCCAAATGTTCGACCTATTCGTCAAAAGTTACAGTTTGAGGCAACGAGTGACGGAGAGGACGACCCCGGCGTAGAAGATGGAAATAACAGCACTGGAGCAGAGTCGGGCTTTACAGAACTTGACTCGCCAATGCATCAGCGGCGTGAATCCACCTCAAAACTTGTCGACGACAGCAGCCCTTTGAATCGGACTAGAGAAGAGGATGATGTGGAACTTTGGGACGAAGAAGGATTTGATTCCCCGTCACATCTACGTTCCCCAAGTCTCTCAATTTTAATGAAAGGCTCCCCGTCTCCACGGAAAAATTCTCGCCTCTATGGTAGTTCTCCAGACCGGCCGTTTAATCAGGACGATAGCTCTTCACCTATCCCAGACTGTCCCGACACACCCCCGCACAAAACTTTTAGAAAACTTCGTCTTTTTGATacgccacacacaccaaag AGCTTGCTATCTAGAGCCAGAGACTGCAGCTCAGGATCCTCAAACAGGAGGGTAGCCCTGTTTAAGAATGCAGACGCCACAGGAAAGTCCGGTTTGGACGGCAGCAGTAGTAGTAAGAGATGTCGGACCCCCATGGTCAACTTCAACCCCTTTACCCCGGATTCCCTCGATATCCAATCTGCCACCCTGCAAAAGAAGAACAGGAAGAGGGCACACTGGAATGA CTCCTGTGGTGAGGACATGGAAGCAAGTGATACTGAAATTGAGGAAGAAATCTTACGCCCTCCTAAG AGAATTACAATGATGGAGAGCAACATGATGTCCAGGTATGCCTCAGAGTTCCACGAGCTGGAGAAGATAGGCAGCGGGGAGTTTGGCGCTGTCTTCAAGTGTATCAAAAGGCTGGACGGTTGCATCTATGCCATTAAGCGGTCAAAGAAGCCTCTAGCTGGATCTGTAGATGA GCAGAACGCTCTCCGCGAGGTGTATGCTCACGCCGTGCTAGGCCAGCACCCCCACGTGGTGCGTTACTACTCGGCATGGGCAGAGGACGACCACATGCTCATCCAGAATGAGTACTGCAACGGCGGCACCCTGTCGGACGTCATTGCAGAGAACGACAGTCGGCTGTGCTTCCTGACAGAGCTGGAGCTGAAGGGCCTGCTGCTGCAGGTGACGCGCGGCCTGAAGTACATCCACTCCACCCTGCTGGTGCACATGGACATCAAACCCA gtaACATCTTCATCTCACGCAAGACCATTGCCAGTGTTGATGAGTGTGAAGAAGACGATAATGGGGATGGATTGACCACCAGTGTTGTGTATAAAATAG GTGACCTTGGTCATGTGACGAGGGTGAACAATCCTCAAGTGGAAGAAGGTGACAGCAGGTTCTTGGCAAATGAGGTCCTTCAAGAG gACTACAGTAACTTGATGAAGGCAGACATATTTGCCCTAGCCCTGACTGTGATCAGTGCCTCAGGGGTGGAGCCTCTACCCACCAATGGGGACAAATGGCATGAGATCCGCAAGGGGAAACTGCCTCCCATCCTACAATCACTGTCTAAGGACTTCCTGGATCTGCTCAAA CTGATGATCCACCCTGACCCTGGGAGAAGGCCGTCCGCCTCGGATCTCATCAAACACCCGGTGCTTTTGACCGCAGCCAGGATGAGCGCTGACCAACTGCGTGTAGAACTCAATGCTGAGAAGTTCAAGAATGCCCTGCTTCAGAA ggagctgaagaaggccCAGATGGCCAAAGCTGTTGCTGAGGAGAAGTTTCTATCCACAGACAGGGTTCTGACACGGTCAACAGTCCAACACAATCCCAGACCCTCCAGACTTATTGGCAAGAAGATGAACCGGTCGGTCAGTTTGACCATTTATTGA
- the znf143b gene encoding zinc finger protein 143 isoform X4 — MARSWMARSSSWKMAQLLTFSMYLCLKQELTVYSWKMDRPSSWKMGQQPTSMHPKTYDQSGLQAVQLEDGSTAYIQHTLHMPQSNTILAIQADGTISDLQADACIDPETISVLEQYTTKVENVETALGQFGREADNGVHMQIVLQGHEGRSGRVSHVGEKAFRCDHDGCGKLYTTAHHLKVHERSHTGDKPYICEYLGCGKKFATGYGLKSHSRTHTGEKPYRCQELNCRKSFKTSGDLQKHTRTHTGEKPFKCPVEGCGRSFTTSNIRKVHIRTHTGERPYYCSEPSCGRSFASATNYKNHMRIHTGEKPYVCTVPGCEKRFTEYSSLYKHHVVHTPCKPYNCNHCGKTYKQISTLAMHKRTAHNDTEPIEEEQEAYFEPPADALDDPNVTYTTIVEGDDSGSEQVTADPPDIMTQQHVLVSQDGTQQVSISEADLQAMGGTITMVTQEGTTITIPAHELTSQGAHSVTMVTTDGSDGQQVAIMTPDMTSFQTMDEAVYGQEQEHQVISSSPHPVTLLATSNGTHIAVQLSDQPSLEEAIRIASRIQQGESPGLED; from the exons ACCTATGACCAGAGTGGTCTTCAGGCCGTGCAGCTGGAGGATGGGAGCACAGCATACATCCAGCACACATTGCACATGCCCCAGTCCAACACCATCCTGGCCATCCAGGCTGACGGCACCATCTCTGACCTGCAGGCTGATGCCTGCATCGACCCGGAGACCATCAGCGTGTTGGAGCAGTACACTACCAAG GTAGAGAATGTAGAAACTGCATTGGGACAGTTTGGCAGAGAGGCAGATAATGGAGTCCACATGCAG ATTGTGCTTCAGGGTCATGAGGGCAGGTCAGGAAGGGTCTCACACGTTGGGGAGAAGGCATTCCGCTGTGACCACGATGGCTGTGGAAAGCTATACACTACTGCCCACCATCTTAAG GTTCATGAGCGATCCCACACTGGAGATAAACCGTACATCTGTGAATACCTTGGCTGTGGGAAGAAGTTTGCCACAG GGTATGGCTTAAAGAgtcactctcgcacacacactggggaaaagccttATCGGTGTCAGGAACTGAACTGCCGCAAGTCTTTCAAAACTTCAGGAGACCTCCAAAAGCACACtcggacacacacag GGGAGAAGCCATTCAAATGTCCAGTGGAGGGCTGCGGACGCTCGTTCACCACCTCAAACATTCGCAAAGTCCACATCCGTACACACACTGGAGAGCGTCCCTACTACTGCTCTGAGCCCAGCTGTGGACGCTCGTTTGCCAGCGCCACCAACTACAAGAACCATATGAGAATTCACACGG GAGAGAAACCCTATGTATGTACTGTGCCTGGATGTGAGAAGCGTTTTACAGAGTACTCCAGCCTGTATAAGCACCATGTAGTGCACACGCCATGCAAGCCCTATAACTGTAACCACTGTGGGAAGACCTACAAGCAAATCTCCACTCTGGCCATGCACAAGCGCACAGCGCACAATGACACAGAGCCCattgaagaggagcaggaggcctaCTTTGAAccacctgcag ATGCCCTGGATGATCCTAACGTGACCTACACCACTATAGTGGAAGGGGACGATTCGGGGTCGGAGCAGGTGACTGCCGACCCCCCGGACATCATGACACAGCAGCACGTCCTAGTCTCGCAAGATGGAACGCAACAG GTCAGTATCTCAGAAGCTGATCTTCAAGCCATGGGTGGCACAATCACCATGGTCACGCAAGAGGgcaccaccatcaccattcCAGCCCATGAGCTGACATCACAAGGGGCTCACtctgtcaccatggtgacaaCAGATGGTTCAGATGGACAG CAGGTGGCGATAATGACACCTGACATGACCTCATTTCAAACGATGGATGAGGCAGTCTATGGGCAGGAACAGGAACATCAGGTGATCTCATCcagccctcaccctgtcaccctattGGCTACCTCCAATGGCACTCATATTGCCGTTCAG CTCAGTGACCAGCCCTCATTGGAAGAAGCCATCCGCATTGCATCAAGAATACAGCAAGGGGAGTCGCCAGGTCTGGAAGATTGA